A stretch of Paenibacillus sp. URB8-2 DNA encodes these proteins:
- a CDS encoding phosphotransferase family protein, which translates to MEKGHSGSLPERVLKWIAGLGGQPVHVREIRRLPGSTSCSLYQVRLEDGAQSQDAVVRLYDNERWLSQEPDLAAHESEALIRSGLGRVSSPKLLGVDNDGRACGLPAVLMTMLPGEVILKPQDMHSWLGGLAEALAEVHAVPAGDFPWTHFSYTDIDALEPPVWTSRTDSWGKAVSFVKNSWPQYEPRFIHRDYHPANVLWLGDAVSGIVDWPNACRGPAGADVGHCRLNLAQLYGVEAADAFLQAYIDHAGASFTYHPYWDLLSLFDGLCDGPPQVYGGWAAFGMTGLTDRIVTERIERYQASLMKRLGGQQE; encoded by the coding sequence ATGGAGAAGGGACACTCGGGCAGCCTGCCGGAGCGCGTGCTGAAATGGATTGCCGGGTTGGGGGGCCAGCCCGTTCACGTCCGGGAAATCCGGCGTCTTCCGGGCAGCACGTCTTGTTCATTATATCAAGTCAGGCTGGAAGACGGCGCGCAGTCACAAGATGCGGTAGTCCGTCTGTACGACAATGAGCGATGGTTGAGCCAGGAACCCGATCTCGCTGCCCATGAGTCGGAAGCGCTTATCCGGTCCGGCTTGGGGCGGGTGTCTTCACCAAAGCTTCTGGGTGTCGATAATGACGGCAGAGCTTGCGGGCTGCCGGCCGTGCTCATGACGATGCTGCCCGGAGAGGTGATTCTGAAGCCGCAGGATATGCACAGCTGGCTGGGGGGACTGGCGGAAGCGCTGGCGGAGGTGCATGCCGTTCCGGCCGGTGATTTTCCCTGGACTCATTTCTCGTATACCGATATCGACGCTCTGGAGCCTCCCGTTTGGACGTCGCGGACGGACAGTTGGGGGAAAGCGGTAAGCTTCGTCAAAAATAGCTGGCCGCAGTACGAGCCGCGGTTTATTCACCGTGATTACCATCCGGCCAACGTGCTGTGGCTGGGAGACGCCGTCAGCGGGATCGTAGATTGGCCGAACGCATGCCGGGGGCCGGCGGGAGCCGACGTGGGCCACTGCCGGCTGAATTTGGCGCAGCTGTACGGCGTGGAGGCGGCAGACGCTTTTTTGCAGGCTTATATTGATCATGCGGGCGCCTCATTCACCTATCATCCTTACTGGGATTTGCTGTCCCTGTTCGACGGATTGTGCGATGGTCCTCCGCAGGTGTATGGGGGCTGGGCGGCTTTCGGGATGACCGGTTTGACCGACCGGATCGTGACGGAGCGGATTGAGCGTTATCAAGCTAGCCTGATGAAGCGATTGGGTGGACAACAGGAATGA
- a CDS encoding fumarylacetoacetate hydrolase family protein codes for MKLLQFMKDGQARLGVKTANGVMDVELTARGSGLEVPFFMEEVIRDSAVAIPLLQELVRGNSQWLREEEIVYAPCVTRPQKIICVGLNYRSHAEESGLETPSVPVLFSKFNNSLAAHRETIALPDGTSQFDYEAELVLVIGKRTSRVTKEEALSSVFGYTVGNDLSARDLQFRTSQWLLGKSLDGFAPVGPYVVTSDEVDPASLNIECRANGELRQSANTRDMIFGCAELVSYISGYMTLEPGDLIFTGTPEGVILGKPEGERTWLRSGDELAVTIEGLGTLENRLE; via the coding sequence ATGAAGCTGCTTCAGTTCATGAAGGACGGACAGGCAAGACTTGGCGTGAAGACTGCAAACGGAGTTATGGACGTGGAATTAACGGCCCGCGGCAGCGGGCTGGAGGTTCCTTTTTTTATGGAGGAAGTGATCAGGGACAGCGCCGTGGCAATCCCCCTGCTTCAAGAACTTGTTCGCGGCAATTCGCAGTGGCTGAGGGAAGAGGAGATCGTGTATGCGCCTTGCGTTACGCGTCCTCAAAAAATCATTTGTGTCGGATTGAACTACAGGAGCCATGCGGAGGAATCGGGGCTTGAAACGCCCTCTGTTCCGGTGCTGTTCAGTAAATTTAACAATAGTCTTGCTGCTCACCGGGAGACGATTGCCCTGCCGGACGGCACGTCGCAGTTTGATTATGAAGCGGAGCTTGTGCTGGTCATCGGAAAGCGGACATCCCGGGTGACGAAGGAGGAGGCTCTTTCCAGCGTGTTCGGCTATACAGTCGGCAATGATCTGTCTGCGAGAGATTTGCAGTTCCGCACAAGCCAGTGGCTGCTCGGCAAATCGCTGGATGGTTTTGCTCCGGTTGGCCCCTACGTGGTTACTTCTGATGAAGTAGATCCCGCCAGCCTGAACATCGAGTGCCGGGCGAACGGGGAACTGCGCCAGTCGGCGAACACGCGGGACATGATCTTCGGCTGCGCGGAGCTGGTCAGCTATATTTCGGGATACATGACGCTTGAACCCGGAGATTTGATCTTTACCGGTACGCCGGAGGGCGTGATTCTCGGCAAGCCGGAGGGAGAGCGGACGTGGCTGCGGTCCGGGGACGAACTGGCGGTTACAATCGAAGGACTGGGCACGCTGGAGAACCGGCTTGAGTAA
- a CDS encoding LLM class flavin-dependent oxidoreductase produces the protein MTNPNHEPTLPGGSFEFGVYTLGDIVADPVSGQAVSQHRRLQDIVAAAKLADEAGLDVFGVGEHHRLDFAVSSVPVVLAAISQVTSRIKLSSTTMVLGTLDPVRLFEDFATLDLLSDGRAEIMAGRGAFTESFPLFGYDLNDYQQLFAENLTLLRQLGEQEIVNWQGAFRPPLKDAEISPRPLQPKLPLWIGVGGTPASAERAGVLGTGMAIAILSGSPDRFRHLADLYRQAGAQSGHSPKSLKLAVTSHGYVAKTSKQALDDFYPYYLNYLNGFMAQAGNEFQFTREDFEAYTRPGEALAVGSPQQIIEKILYQHELFGHTRFMAQMDVGGMPFSKVASAIELLAAEVAPVVRREIARKNGTS, from the coding sequence ATGACCAATCCAAACCATGAACCGACGCTGCCCGGCGGCAGCTTTGAATTCGGGGTATATACGCTCGGAGATATTGTTGCCGATCCCGTATCGGGACAAGCCGTAAGCCAGCACCGCCGGCTTCAGGATATTGTAGCCGCCGCCAAGCTGGCGGACGAGGCTGGACTCGACGTATTCGGCGTAGGGGAGCATCACCGGCTGGATTTTGCCGTCTCCTCAGTCCCCGTCGTGCTTGCCGCGATTTCCCAGGTAACGAGCCGGATCAAGCTCTCCAGCACAACCATGGTGCTCGGCACTCTCGATCCTGTGCGGCTGTTCGAGGATTTCGCCACTTTGGACCTTCTGTCGGATGGGCGCGCGGAAATTATGGCCGGACGCGGCGCGTTTACGGAATCCTTTCCTCTATTCGGTTATGACCTGAACGACTACCAGCAGCTGTTCGCCGAGAACCTCACTCTCCTTCGGCAGCTTGGCGAGCAGGAAATCGTGAACTGGCAGGGCGCCTTCCGCCCGCCGCTGAAGGACGCCGAAATTTCGCCCCGTCCCCTGCAGCCGAAGCTTCCGCTCTGGATCGGCGTCGGTGGCACTCCGGCAAGCGCGGAAAGAGCCGGAGTGCTTGGAACCGGAATGGCAATCGCCATCCTTTCCGGCAGTCCGGACCGGTTCCGGCACTTGGCCGACCTTTACCGCCAGGCGGGAGCCCAATCCGGCCATTCGCCAAAATCCCTAAAGTTAGCCGTAACCAGCCACGGATATGTCGCCAAGACCTCCAAGCAGGCGCTTGACGATTTTTACCCTTATTATCTGAACTATCTGAACGGCTTCATGGCCCAGGCGGGAAACGAGTTCCAATTCACACGCGAAGATTTCGAGGCGTACACCCGGCCGGGCGAAGCGCTGGCCGTAGGAAGTCCGCAGCAGATCATCGAGAAGATTCTGTACCAGCATGAGCTGTTCGGGCATACCCGCTTCATGGCCCAAATGGATGTCGGCGGTATGCCTTTTTCCAAAGTCGCCTCGGCCATTGAGCTGCTTGCGGCGGAAGTGGCCCCCGTCGTCCGCCGGGAGATCGCCCGCAAGAACGGTACTTCTTGA
- a CDS encoding Cof-type HAD-IIB family hydrolase — protein MAYKIVFFDIDGTLVNEEKEIPADTLEAVSRLKENGVEPVIATGRAPYFIKPLAEALGIESYVCLNGAYAVYKGKTLHKQPLDKGTIEALIALAARHKHSLVFQGEHTYFADSEGHPYVTESVNTLKVDHPGCDPDFWKSNDIYQMFLHCESHEEALYEELLSRLRLIRWHPLAMDVLPPGSSKAKGMEAMLNRLGISREESVAFGDGLNDKEMLESAGLGIAMGNAHEELIPYADYVTDHVDEGGIYNGLVKAGLI, from the coding sequence ATGGCTTATAAAATTGTGTTTTTCGATATCGACGGAACGCTGGTCAACGAGGAGAAGGAGATTCCGGCGGATACGCTAGAGGCCGTTTCCAGGTTAAAGGAAAATGGCGTGGAGCCGGTAATTGCCACGGGCCGCGCGCCTTATTTTATCAAACCTTTGGCGGAAGCGCTGGGCATCGAATCCTATGTATGCCTGAACGGGGCCTATGCCGTGTACAAAGGCAAGACGCTGCACAAGCAGCCCCTGGACAAGGGAACGATTGAGGCGCTGATCGCGCTGGCGGCCCGGCACAAGCATTCCCTGGTGTTCCAGGGCGAACATACCTATTTCGCGGACAGCGAGGGCCATCCTTATGTAACCGAATCCGTGAATACGCTTAAGGTGGACCATCCGGGCTGCGACCCCGACTTTTGGAAAAGCAACGACATTTACCAGATGTTCCTCCATTGTGAGAGCCATGAGGAAGCCTTGTATGAAGAACTGCTGTCCCGGCTTCGGCTGATCCGCTGGCATCCGCTCGCAATGGATGTGCTCCCGCCGGGAAGCTCCAAAGCCAAGGGCATGGAAGCGATGCTGAACAGGCTGGGCATAAGCCGCGAGGAGTCGGTAGCATTCGGCGACGGCTTGAACGATAAGGAGATGCTGGAGTCGGCCGGTTTGGGCATCGCCATGGGGAACGCGCATGAAGAACTCATTCCCTATGCGGATTACGTAACTGACCATGTGGACGAAGGCGGCATTTATAACGGATTGGTCAAAGCGGGTTTAATTTAG
- the metK gene encoding methionine adenosyltransferase, protein MTKYLFTSESVTEGHPDKICDQISDAILDSILEQDPDGRVACEVAVTTGLVLIAGEISTSANVNIPAIARETIVQIGYDNSALGFDGNTCGILSSLDEQSADIARGVDNALETRQLENAEENDGEIGAGDQGLMFGYATDETPELFPLPISLAHRLARRLTEARKSGLLPYLRPDGKTQVTVEYDGDRAVRVDTIVVSTQHDPEIGLDQIWKDIVQHVVEPTVPEDLLDENTKYYINPTGRFVVGGPNGDAGLTGRKIIVDTYGGYARHGGGAFSGKDPTKVDRSAAYAARYVAKNIVAAGLARRAEIQLAYAIGVASPVSVTVNSFGTGIVPDDRISEIVKATFDLRPGAIIKALDLKRPIYRQTAAYGHFGRNDLNLPWERTDKAEALKTAAAEQVDRAAESSSAK, encoded by the coding sequence ATGACAAAATATCTGTTTACATCGGAGTCCGTAACGGAAGGGCATCCGGATAAAATTTGCGACCAAATCTCGGACGCCATATTGGACTCGATCCTGGAGCAGGACCCCGACGGAAGAGTGGCCTGCGAGGTGGCGGTAACTACGGGTCTCGTACTGATTGCCGGAGAAATCTCGACCTCGGCGAACGTTAATATTCCCGCGATCGCCAGAGAGACGATCGTGCAGATCGGCTACGACAATTCCGCTCTCGGCTTCGACGGCAACACCTGCGGCATTCTCAGTTCGCTTGACGAACAATCGGCCGATATCGCCAGAGGCGTGGACAACGCGCTGGAAACCAGACAGCTTGAGAACGCCGAAGAGAACGACGGCGAGATTGGAGCGGGCGATCAGGGATTGATGTTCGGCTATGCGACGGATGAAACGCCGGAACTGTTCCCGCTGCCGATTTCCCTTGCCCATCGCCTGGCGAGAAGACTGACAGAAGCAAGAAAGAGCGGTCTGCTGCCTTATCTGCGGCCGGACGGCAAGACGCAGGTGACGGTGGAATATGACGGGGATCGGGCCGTCCGGGTCGATACCATTGTCGTTTCGACTCAGCATGACCCGGAAATCGGTCTGGATCAGATCTGGAAGGATATTGTTCAGCACGTAGTGGAGCCGACGGTTCCGGAAGACCTGCTGGACGAGAATACCAAATATTATATAAATCCGACAGGACGGTTCGTCGTGGGCGGGCCGAACGGTGACGCGGGGCTGACCGGAAGAAAGATCATCGTGGATACTTACGGCGGCTATGCCCGGCATGGCGGGGGCGCGTTCAGCGGGAAGGACCCGACGAAGGTGGACAGAAGCGCCGCTTACGCCGCTCGTTATGTTGCTAAAAACATTGTGGCAGCCGGTTTGGCGCGCAGAGCTGAAATCCAGCTCGCCTACGCGATCGGAGTGGCAAGCCCGGTTTCCGTAACAGTGAACAGCTTCGGCACCGGAATCGTCCCCGATGACCGGATCTCGGAAATCGTGAAGGCGACGTTTGACCTGAGACCAGGAGCCATCATCAAGGCGCTAGATCTCAAACGGCCGATCTACAGACAGACGGCGGCCTACGGACATTTTGGAAGAAACGATCTGAATTTGCCGTGGGAGCGCACGGATAAGGCGGAGGCATTAAAAACCGCAGCCGCTGAACAGGTTGACCGGGCGGCCGAATCGTCTTCCGCCAAATAA
- a CDS encoding nitrogenase component 1, whose amino-acid sequence MGNTTAGNRNSCMLHGAVQTIKSIEGAVPIIHSTLGCGVQQYAGISSLSGGGGSGYTGGLGLPSTNFLERQVVFGGSSRLREQLKNTVKIKEGDFYVVLTGCTPELVGDDVPAMTKELQEQQFKAIHVSTPGFKGSVHNGYTAAVTGILRQFDKLAVPASVKNSRLVNLFGIIPEQDVYWRGNLKGLKDSLEGIGADVNVLFGPDADKGEWTTLFNAALNVSFSSHSLPICEWLERNAGIPYVHFDGYPVGALQTGEWLRCIGKQLDLDQEKVEAWIGLKEQKERYYIVQFLDAYYKYGFQKKFALVGDSAAVLGTARFLTDPLGLLPSLIVSTDDIPQPARSAIVRQWNERQPGSEARIVFESDAKAIEELVISEDIELLLGSSIERRAAERKGIPFIPVSFPVADRIVLTKGYAGFDGAFTLLEDLGSGILSVDSAHLLYQTDAGSEKNEQGADQKPALSGIEN is encoded by the coding sequence ATGGGAAACACGACGGCGGGAAACCGGAACAGCTGTATGCTGCATGGAGCGGTTCAGACGATTAAGTCGATTGAAGGCGCTGTGCCGATCATCCATTCCACCTTGGGCTGCGGCGTACAGCAGTATGCCGGAATCAGCAGCCTTAGCGGAGGCGGAGGTTCCGGTTATACGGGCGGCCTCGGCCTTCCGTCAACCAATTTTCTGGAAAGACAGGTTGTGTTCGGGGGAAGCTCAAGGCTCAGGGAGCAGCTCAAAAATACAGTGAAGATTAAGGAAGGCGACTTCTACGTGGTGCTGACCGGGTGCACGCCCGAGCTTGTCGGCGACGATGTGCCGGCGATGACCAAGGAGCTGCAGGAGCAGCAGTTTAAAGCGATTCACGTCAGTACTCCCGGCTTTAAAGGAAGCGTCCATAACGGATATACGGCGGCGGTGACCGGGATACTGCGTCAATTCGATAAGCTGGCCGTGCCCGCTAGCGTGAAGAACAGCCGTCTTGTGAATCTGTTCGGCATTATTCCGGAGCAGGATGTGTACTGGCGCGGAAATCTGAAGGGTCTCAAGGACAGCCTGGAGGGTATTGGCGCGGACGTGAATGTGCTGTTTGGGCCGGATGCGGATAAGGGAGAATGGACAACCCTTTTTAATGCGGCTTTGAATGTCTCTTTCTCCTCGCACAGCCTTCCGATCTGTGAGTGGCTGGAAAGAAACGCCGGTATCCCCTATGTTCACTTCGACGGGTATCCGGTTGGCGCTCTGCAGACAGGAGAATGGCTGCGGTGCATCGGGAAACAGCTGGATCTGGATCAGGAAAAGGTTGAGGCATGGATCGGTCTCAAAGAACAAAAAGAGCGGTACTACATTGTGCAGTTTCTGGACGCATACTACAAGTACGGCTTTCAGAAAAAATTCGCCCTGGTCGGCGACAGCGCAGCCGTGCTCGGTACGGCCCGCTTCCTGACCGATCCGCTTGGCCTGTTGCCTTCTCTGATTGTCTCCACCGACGACATTCCGCAGCCGGCCCGCAGCGCTATTGTCCGTCAGTGGAATGAACGGCAGCCGGGATCGGAAGCCAGAATTGTATTTGAGAGTGACGCCAAGGCCATTGAGGAACTGGTGATATCGGAGGATATTGAGCTGCTGCTCGGAAGCTCGATTGAGCGACGCGCGGCGGAGCGCAAAGGAATTCCGTTCATTCCCGTATCTTTTCCGGTTGCGGACCGAATCGTACTTACGAAAGGGTACGCCGGCTTTGACGGCGCGTTCACGCTGCTGGAGGATTTGGGGAGCGGCATTTTGAGTGTGGATTCAGCGCATTTACTATATCAAACGGATGCGGGGAGTGAGAAGAATGAGCAGGGAGCAGATCAAAAGCCGGCTTTATCAGGAATTGAAAATTAA
- a CDS encoding N-acetylmuramoyl-L-alanine amidase translates to MNKHIHSIPGPGPVKRNKGRHSERHSGFAALKPLAWLAAGVSVTVLSLALTSFTVRADGYTAKVYATSLKVRSEPASEAAVKGSVKGGSIVTVTEEQHGWSKISAGNMTGWVAGYYLKKAGGAAASDPISRTAANAHTAGSRSTATVTADSLRIRSGPGTGYDAVGSLKARDIVTVLSRRSGWLNIRTASGAAGWVAEPYVTAGSSASFAVGVSLTSGDSTGSRPASASLRGKRIVVDPGHGGTDPGMIGTTYGTMEKDLNLQTALYLRDYLTAAGARVTMTRTRDAQRPTLSSRARLAPAVSADAFISVHYNSSPKKISGTLTFFYSESDDLKLARAIEQRLGRGVGLKSNGLSFGDYHILRENETPAALVELGFLTSPTDESIVRKTSYQKKAAKAIANGIADYFSN, encoded by the coding sequence ATGAATAAGCACATACATAGTATTCCCGGGCCTGGCCCGGTTAAGCGGAATAAAGGCAGGCACTCGGAAAGGCACAGCGGGTTCGCGGCGCTCAAGCCGCTGGCCTGGCTGGCCGCCGGCGTGTCCGTAACCGTCCTCAGCCTTGCACTGACCTCGTTCACGGTCCGGGCGGACGGCTACACCGCCAAGGTATACGCCACCTCTCTTAAGGTGCGCAGCGAGCCGGCGAGCGAAGCGGCGGTCAAGGGATCGGTCAAAGGCGGATCGATCGTAACCGTGACCGAGGAGCAGCATGGCTGGTCCAAGATTTCAGCCGGAAATATGACCGGCTGGGTCGCGGGATATTACCTTAAGAAGGCCGGCGGAGCAGCGGCTTCGGACCCAATATCCCGCACCGCAGCGAACGCGCATACGGCCGGCAGCCGTTCCACGGCGACGGTTACGGCAGACTCGCTGCGCATCCGCAGCGGCCCCGGAACCGGCTATGATGCCGTCGGATCGCTTAAGGCCCGCGATATCGTTACGGTTCTCTCCCGCCGGTCCGGTTGGCTGAACATACGGACCGCAAGTGGAGCCGCCGGCTGGGTCGCGGAGCCGTATGTTACCGCCGGATCATCGGCATCCTTTGCTGTCGGCGTAAGTCTGACGAGCGGCGACAGTACTGGCAGCAGACCTGCTTCAGCCAGCCTTCGCGGGAAGCGGATTGTCGTCGATCCGGGCCATGGCGGAACCGATCCGGGGATGATTGGCACAACCTACGGCACGATGGAAAAGGACCTGAATCTGCAGACGGCGCTTTACTTACGGGATTACCTGACAGCGGCGGGCGCGCGGGTGACTATGACGCGAACCCGCGACGCTCAGCGGCCTACGCTGTCCAGCCGGGCGCGGCTGGCCCCGGCGGTCTCGGCGGACGCTTTTATCAGCGTGCATTACAATTCTTCCCCGAAAAAGATATCGGGCACGCTGACGTTCTTTTATTCGGAATCCGATGACCTGAAGCTGGCCCGCGCCATCGAGCAGCGGCTGGGCCGAGGCGTCGGCCTGAAAAGCAACGGTTTATCCTTCGGCGATTACCACATCTTGAGGGAAAACGAAACGCCGGCTGCCCTGGTCGAACTGGGCTTTCTGACCAGCCCGACGGATGAATCCATCGTCCGCAAGACGTCGTACCAGAAAAAAGCGGCGAAGGCCATCGCGAACGGCATCGCCGACTACTTTTCAAATTAG
- a CDS encoding nucleotide-binding protein — MAKTAKHIAIYGKGGIGKSTTTSNISAALAEAGYRVIQIGCDPKSDSTNTLRGGDYLPTVIDSLRDSANVKLQDVSAVGFKGVLCIEAGGPVPGVGCAGRGINAAVGLLQELNVFEEYEADYVLYDVLGDVVCGGFAVPIRDGITDRAYVVSSSDFMAIYAANNLFKAIGKYAPSGGAKLGGVIGNSILPGYPESLITDFTSRTGTAVAGFVPRSPVVAQSELYGKTVIEASPGSEQADVYRKLAAHVANNENLTIPNPLNVTDLRDWARSWGDAINQEAASFSAAAR; from the coding sequence ATGGCAAAAACGGCAAAGCATATTGCAATCTACGGCAAGGGCGGCATTGGCAAATCGACAACCACGTCCAATATCAGCGCCGCTCTCGCAGAAGCGGGCTACCGGGTGATCCAGATCGGATGTGACCCCAAGAGCGATTCCACCAACACACTTAGGGGCGGCGACTATTTGCCGACGGTAATTGACAGCCTGAGAGACAGCGCCAATGTGAAACTGCAGGATGTGTCTGCAGTTGGCTTTAAGGGCGTGCTCTGCATCGAAGCGGGCGGCCCTGTGCCGGGCGTCGGCTGCGCGGGGCGCGGCATCAACGCAGCCGTCGGTCTGCTGCAAGAGCTGAATGTCTTCGAAGAATACGAAGCCGATTACGTGCTGTATGATGTATTGGGAGACGTGGTGTGCGGAGGCTTCGCCGTACCGATCCGCGACGGAATTACCGACAGAGCTTATGTGGTCAGCTCCTCAGACTTCATGGCGATCTACGCAGCCAACAATCTGTTCAAGGCGATCGGCAAATACGCGCCATCCGGAGGAGCGAAGCTCGGCGGCGTCATCGGAAACAGTATTTTGCCCGGGTATCCCGAGTCGCTGATTACGGATTTCACGAGCCGAACAGGTACTGCCGTAGCTGGTTTTGTCCCCCGTTCGCCGGTAGTCGCCCAGAGTGAACTGTACGGCAAAACAGTGATTGAAGCCAGCCCCGGCTCGGAACAGGCCGATGTGTACCGGAAGTTGGCCGCGCATGTTGCAAACAATGAGAACTTAACCATTCCGAATCCGCTGAATGTTACCGATCTTCGCGATTGGGCCAGAAGCTGGGGAGATGCTATCAACCAGGAGGCGGCTTCCTTCTCCGCCGCTGCGCGCTAA
- a CDS encoding nitrogenase component 1 — translation MNEIRQRLPRTREKRKGALTAFYGDSASLADELEKEEPRQRIRTYSETGDDEVIGAIRLLGRIRGSVTIIHSPPGCGAIKLEDELRAGGSPWLITNIEENDSILGADDKLREAVDRAYRTWRPEIVFILSTPVVAINNDDIQSAATEKEDQYGIPVVPVFASGFRSKTAVYGYDLVFHALAKYVLKEDPDALPLPAVNVIGTAGTRTNHIVKDLNGAGISYNNVAEGLTIAALQQSLNALASIAIDKDDSRYLLDWLEEAHGVVHLQETAPIGLAGTERWLLAAAGASGSTEQARAYIEEKRAAAAIGLKQLRLDGVSVFIDLPPEQAFGIAEFVEELGGEVAALSLTHADSSHVSRLREWAGRSNPQVLIQPGQPFEKINALGKLKPGLYIGLGEAAVWAARAGIAAAAVDSVDVYGFGGVQELAPLFAKALRNPSLSRYLSPGSTSYRAGWLSKSVNWHIKQEVK, via the coding sequence ATGAACGAAATCAGACAAAGGCTTCCCCGGACGAGGGAAAAGCGAAAGGGGGCGCTGACCGCTTTCTACGGCGACAGCGCTTCTTTAGCGGATGAACTGGAGAAGGAAGAGCCGAGACAAAGAATCCGCACCTATTCGGAAACTGGCGACGACGAAGTGATTGGCGCGATTCGGCTTCTGGGCCGCATTCGCGGCAGCGTCACCATTATTCACAGTCCGCCGGGCTGCGGCGCGATCAAGCTTGAGGATGAGCTCAGGGCGGGAGGCAGTCCCTGGCTGATCACTAATATTGAAGAAAACGATTCAATTCTGGGCGCAGACGACAAGCTGAGGGAAGCGGTCGATCGGGCGTACCGGACATGGCGTCCCGAGATTGTTTTTATTCTATCAACGCCGGTCGTCGCCATTAACAATGACGATATCCAGTCCGCTGCGACGGAGAAGGAAGATCAGTACGGTATTCCCGTAGTCCCGGTATTTGCCTCGGGCTTTCGCTCCAAAACCGCCGTGTACGGGTATGATCTGGTATTTCATGCGTTGGCCAAATACGTATTGAAAGAAGACCCCGATGCGCTCCCCCTCCCGGCCGTTAACGTGATTGGCACAGCCGGAACGAGAACGAACCATATTGTCAAAGACTTGAATGGAGCGGGGATTTCGTATAACAACGTAGCGGAGGGATTAACGATTGCTGCATTACAGCAATCACTGAACGCCTTAGCCTCCATTGCCATTGATAAGGATGATTCCCGTTACCTGCTGGATTGGCTGGAAGAGGCGCACGGTGTCGTCCACTTACAGGAGACGGCGCCGATCGGCCTTGCCGGGACGGAGCGGTGGCTGCTTGCCGCCGCCGGAGCCAGCGGCTCCACCGAACAGGCGCGGGCTTATATTGAAGAGAAACGGGCTGCGGCGGCGATAGGCCTTAAGCAGCTGCGGCTGGATGGCGTCTCCGTCTTTATCGACCTTCCTCCGGAACAAGCGTTCGGAATAGCGGAATTCGTGGAAGAGCTGGGGGGAGAAGTGGCGGCTTTAAGTTTGACCCACGCCGACAGTTCGCATGTCTCCAGACTCAGGGAATGGGCTGGCCGGAGTAATCCGCAGGTACTTATCCAACCGGGGCAGCCTTTCGAGAAGATCAACGCACTGGGGAAATTAAAACCCGGACTGTATATCGGGCTTGGAGAAGCGGCCGTATGGGCGGCCAGAGCGGGGATCGCGGCTGCGGCTGTCGATTCCGTGGATGTGTACGGTTTCGGTGGCGTTCAAGAACTTGCCCCGCTTTTTGCCAAAGCGCTGCGCAACCCGTCGCTTAGCCGCTATTTAAGCCCCGGAAGCACCTCTTACCGGGCGGGCTGGCTGAGCAAAAGCGTCAACTGGCATATCAAGCAGGAGGTGAAATAG